The Mesorhizobium opportunistum WSM2075 DNA window CGCTGAAATGGACAAGGATCAGGCGAAGACGATCGCCTCGGCCAAGCGTATCGCCAACCCCGGCTGCTGGCCGCAAGGACCGATCGCGACGCTGCGGCCGCTGGTCACCGCTGGCCTGCTGCCGGCGGATTTCCCGATCACCGTCAACGGCATTTCGGGCTATTCGGGCGGCGGGCGTCCGATGATCGAGGATTATGTCGCCAAGGGCGAAGATGCTTCGGAGTTCCTGCCCTACGGCCTCACCCTGCAGCACAAGCACGTGCCGGAATTGCGGGCCTATGCGAAGCTGTCGCATGACCCGATCATGCAGCCGGCAGTGGGCAATTTCGCCCAAGGCATGATTACCGTGGTGCCGCTGCAGCTCGGCGGCCTCGATCATGTACCGAGCGGTGCCGAGCTGCATGCCGCGATTGCCGACCATTTCGCCGCAATCAAGGGCGGCGTGGTCGAGGTGGCGCCTTATGCGCATCTGGAACGCGTGCCGGACATCGACCCCGAGGTCTACAACGGCACCAACCGCATGAAGGTCTATGTCTTTGCCAACGACAAACGCGCGCAGGCACTGCTGCTGGCGGTCTACGACAATCTCGGCAAGGGCGCGTCGGGTGCCGCCGTCCAGAACATGGACCTGATGCTCGGGACCTAAAGCGCGTCGTCTTTCGGGGCCACTCTTGAGCGACATGCATTGATGGACGCACCAGCCTTCCCGGCGCGCTGGAATGTCAGCGCGCCAGAACTCATCGCCGAAACCTTTTCGAGCCGCATCTGGAAGGTGCGGCGCGAGGATGGCTCGCCGGCGATCGTCAAGGCGCTCAAGCCGTTCGACGATGTCGCTGACGAGTTGCGCGGCGAGCATTTCCTTGCCTGGCGGCGCGGCGAAGGCGCGGTGCGCCTGCTTGGCCGCGACGGTCACAGCATGCTGCTCGAATTTTCCGGCGAAACCCTGCTTTCCAAGGTTCTCGATGAGCAAGGCGACAAAATCGCCACCGAAATCGCCGCCGAGGTGATGGCAAGGCTGCTCTCGCCATCGAAGCACTCCTTCCCGTCCGAGCTTCAGCCGCTCAGGGAGCGGTTCGCCAGCCTTTTCAAGAAAGCCGCAACCGATCGCGCCAACGGTCATGACAGCCCCTATGTCGAGGCCGCCGCAATCGCAGATCGATTGCTGGCCGACCCGCGCAATGTCAGGCCGCTCCACGGCGACCTGCACCACGAGAACATCCTGCATGGCCCGCGCGGCTGGCTGGCGATCGATCCGAAGGGCGTGCTCGGCGACCCCGGCTTCGACGCCGCCAACATGTTCTACAATCCGCTCGATCGTGACGCACTCTGCCTCGATCCGGAGCGGATCGCGCATATGGCCGAAGTCTTTGCCATGACGCTGAAGCAGACACCCGCAGCGATGCTGGACCACGCCATCGCCTATGGCTGCCTGTCCGCGGCCTGGCATCACGAGGACGACAACGCGGTCGAGGAGAACCGCGAACTGTCGATAGCCGCGGCGATCCGGACGGTGCGGGCCGCTTTCTAAGTCCGTGGACGGGAGCGGTAATCGCTTGCCGACGCCGACAAGGCTGCCAAGGCAGCCCAGAGCCAGTCCACCCCATCCGCCGCCACCTTGCGCCAGGCGGAATTCGACGGCGAGAAGACCACGCGGTCCAACGAATTCTGGATGTGATCGACCGATCGGCTCGCGATCAGGTCCGGAGCGCAACCTGGTGCGGCAGGGGGTAAGCACCCTTGGTGCCGCGCCAGTGAGCGGCGGCGAAGCCCAGCACGACCAGCGCAAAACCCTGGTGCGTCAGCGCCATATGCAGCGGCACCTGCATCAGCAGCGTGCCGATGCCGATCGAGGCCTGCACCAGCACCAGCACAAACAGCAGCGTCGCGCGGCGCGCATGGGTCGACCCGGGCAGCCGCCGACGCGTCGCGATCATGTGCCAGAGCGCGACGACGAAGACCGTGTAGGCGCCCAGACGATGGACGAACTGCACCGTCTTCGGGCTCTCGAAGAAATTGCGCCATGCCGGCTCGAGGATCAGCAGATCGCCCGGGATGATCCTGCCGTCCATCAGCGGCCAGGTGTTGTAGCTCATGCCGGCGTCGAGGCCGGCGACCAGGCCGCCGAGATAGATCTGGATCAGCGCCAACAGTACGATGAAGCCGGCCAGGCGCTGCGTCGAGCGATCGGCGGCGGGTTCGGAATGCGGCGCCAGTCCACGCGCCACGACCATGGTGGCGGTGAAGATCAGCGCTGCCAGCGTCAGGTGCGTCGCCAGCCTGTACTGGCTCACCGACACGCGGTCGACCAGGCCCGAGGCCACCATCCACCAGCCGATGGCGCCCTGCAAACCGCCGAGGAGCAGAATCCCGACCAGTTTGGGTCCGAGGCCGCGCTCGATGCGGCGCGTCGCCCAGAAGGCCAGCAGCGGCACGGCAAAGACCAGGCCGACGCTGCGTGCCAGCAGGCGATGTGCCCATTCCCACCAGAAGATCGACTTGAACGCCTCGATGCTCATGCCCTTGTTGAGCTCGGTGTATTGGGGGATCTGCTGGTAGCGCTGGAATTCCTCTTGCCACTCGGCATCGTTGAGCGGCGGAATGACGCCATGGATCGGCTGCCATTGCGTGATCGATAGGCCGGACTCGGTAAGCCGGGTGGCGCCGCCGACCAGCACCAGCGCGAACAACACCAGAAGCACGACATAAAGCCAGCCGCGCAGCAGTGCGCGGTTGTGCAGGTCGCGGTCGCGGGCCACGTACGGCGCGGCGGCTGAAATGGCAGCCATGATCTATTCCCGGCAGGTTGAGGTCGCGGATTGGTGGACCATCGTACCCGTGCTGGCAAGACCGTCCGGCGCGGCACGCCGTCGCGCCGTCCGCCGCGGGTTGCGCGTGCCCCGCGTTCGGCTTAAGCGAGTGCGATCAACGAGGCCAAGCCATGCCCATTCGCCTGAAAAAGCTGATCGGAATGTTCCTGCTGGTGGCACTGGTCATCATCTATGCGCTGGTCGCCTCGATCTTCGCGGTCGCCCGGCTGTCGGAGTCCGGTGCGCTGGTGCAGTTCCTGTTCTTCCTGCTCAGCGGCCTGCTGTGGGTGCTGCCGGCGATGGGCATCATCAAATGGCTGATGCTGGAGCCGCGGGCCAAGCGCTGAGCTTTGGCCTGGCCTAGCCAGATAATCCGTCAGATTGTCACGACCATCTTGCCGGCATTGGCGAGCGGCGTTGTCACGCCCGACAGCATGGTGCGGATATGAGCGAGGCTCTGGTAGCGGCCATTGACCGAGAGGCGCGGCAAGGCATGCAGGAAGCCGGCGTGCTCGGCGCGCAGCACGCCGTGGCGGGTCGTCACCGCGGAGGCATAGCCGGCATCACGGGCAAAGCCCACCTCGCGGCAGCCGACGGCACTGGCATAGCCATAGGGGTAGGCGAAATGACGGGGCTCGGCGCCAAGCTCAGCCCGCAACATGTCCTTCACAGCGCCGATCTCCTGCCGTGCGCCGGCCTCGGAAAGCCGCTTCAGATTGCTGTGATTGATGGTGTGGGCACCGATCGTCACCAGCGGGTGCGCCGCGATGGTGCGGATCTCATCCCAGTTCATCAGCGTGCGCCGGCGTGAGGCATCCACGTCGATGCCATTTGCACTGGCCAGTTCGCGCAGCACGGTCCGCAAGTCTTCCTCGCGAACTTCGGTGGTGAAGTAGGTGTGCAGCCGGGCGATGGCCTGGTGTTTCCTGGCGGGGGTCTTGCAATCGATCAGCACCGGGCCGTTCGAGGTCGTCAGGGTCAGGCGGTCGGACGCGTTGACGATGTCCTCGACCACATCCCACCACAGATCGGCGGTGCCGTCGATCAACCCGGGTGCGACATAGATGGTGATCGGCGCGCCGTGCTTTTCCAGCACCGGCAGAGCCTCGGTCAAATTGTCCCGGTACGCGTCGTCGGCGGTGATGGTGGCGAACCGGCCACCCTTGCCGCCTGCCTTGATGCGCTCGATCGCCTCGTCCATCGAGACGAAGGCATAGCCGCCCGCCTTCATGTCGGCGATCATGGCGTCGAGGAAGCTGGGCGAGATGTTGAGGTGCCGGTTAACGCTATCGGGCTTTTCCGGCGTCGCCGTCACGCGGTGCAGCATCAGGATGGCGCCGATGCCGCCGACAAACGGCCTGGCCAGCGGTGCGAGGCCGGTATAGCGGGCGACGTTGAGCGCCAGTTTCCGGATTGCCTCCCCGCCGTCGATCATTCATTCACCTTTTGCGCCTAGGCTGATCCAAGCACAGAATACGCCTGAGCGAACCCCAAATCGGGATCAATACGCCCTAAGGATTGAGGTATGGTTGACGCATCGGCGTCATTTGAGGGCAATCGGCTCACGGCGACCGAAGCCTCGTCACGGGCCCTGCCGAAAGATGCCGCCGGGCTGTCTGTTTGCGTTGCCGCCGCCGAGGGGCTCGCGGCCTATGCGGCGTTCTGCCGCTCTGCGCTCTGCGCTCCGGCACAGGGCGCTATATGGACCCTGAACTGGGCCACGCAGGTCAGGCCAGATCCGATCGTCGCGACGCTCGCTCTCGGAGGCAAACCGGTCCTGGCGTTGGCGCTGGAAGTGACCCGCCGCGGCCCGTTCCGGGTCGCCCGTTTCATGGGCGGCCGACACGCCAATGGCAATTTTGCCGCCGCAGACCCGCAATGGCTGGCCAAGGCGGATGTCGCGGCCATCCGGACGTTGCTTGCCGCCATCGCCAGGGCGCGCCCCGACATCGATCTCATCGCGCTGGAACGACTGTTGCCCGACCTCGACGGCATCGCCAATCCCTTCGCATCGCTCGATCATTTTGCCAGCCCCAACCTTGCGCTGGCCGTCGATCTCGACGGCGGCTTCGACGCGTTGCTGGCGCGTGCGAGCGGCAAGCGCAAACGCAAGAAGCATCGTTCGCAGACACGCAAGTTCGAGGCCGTCGGCAGCCATCGGCGCATCACGGCCGCCACACCGGAAGAGGTGAACAGGCTGCTCGACGCCTTCTTCGAGATGAAGGAATCCCGCTTCCGCAAGATGGGCATTGCCAACGTCTTCGGCGACGACCACACGCGCGCTTTCTTCCGGGCATTGTTCGGCCAGGCCCTGGCCGAACAAAAACCCTCCTTCGTGCTGCACGGGCTAGAGGTTGCCGGCAGGCTGCGCGCCGTCACCGGATCCAGCTTTTCGGGCAAACGTGTGATCTGTGAATTCGGGGCGATCTCCGAGGACGATCTCGCTCACACCAGTCCCGGCGACTTCCTGTTCTTCAACAACATCCAAGAAGCCTGCGAGACCGGCTTTGAGGTCTATGATTTCTCGGTCGGCGACGAGCCCTACAAGCGGCTATGGTGCGATATCGAAACCCGGCATTTCGAGGTGCTGGTCCCGCTGACGCTGAAGGGCCGCGCGCTGGCGCTGGCGCTTCGCCAGGGCACGCGGCTGAAGGCTTTTATCAAGAACAGCCCGATGGTCTGGAAGCTGACCAAGATGCTGCGCCGCAAGGCCGCTGGACAGCCGGCCCCCGCCCCCGCCGAAGACGACAACTAGGCCTTGCCGCGGCTTGCTTTCGGCAGGCCTCGACCTCGAAGCGCGGCGCCGATGCAAGCGACTGGCCAAGACCGGTCATCTCTGCTGAAATCCTTCGACCACAACCTCGCTGCGAAATGAGCATCATGAAGCCGACCATGCGCGCGCTGTCGCTTGAAGAACTGGCCGTCCTCGTCGACTGGGCAGCTGCCGAGGGCTGGAATCCCGGCCTTGAAGATGCCGCGATGTTCCAGCCAGCGGATCCGGAGGGGTTCATCGGTGCCTTTGTCGGCAACGAAATGGTCGCCGCGATCTCGGCTGTGGCCTATGGGCACGATTTCGGTTTCATCGGTCTCTACATCTGCCGTCCGGACATGCGCGGCAAGGGTTACGGCAAGATGGTGTGGACCGCGGGCATGGACCGGCTGGCCGGGCGCACCATCGGGCTCGATGGCGTCGAGGAGCAGCAGGCCAACTACCAGAGCAAGGGATTCACGCCGGCCTACGAAACCGTCCGCTACAGCGGGCGCCCCGCAGCCGCGCCCATCGGCGCCGAGCGGCCTCGCATGGTGACGGCGCAACTGATGCCCGACATCATCGCCTATGACGCACTTTGCTTTCCCGCATCCCGGAGTTCCTTCCTGCGGCGATGGGTGCAGCCGCCGCACCATGCGCTGGCGGCGATCACGCCGCGGGGAATGGCGGGTTATGCGGTGGCGCGATCCTGCCGCAGCGGCTTCAAGATCGGCCCGCTTTTCGCCGACGACATGCAGACCGCGGTCGGATTGCTCGAGGAACTGGCGAGCGCGTGCGAGGGTGGCGACCTGAACATCGACGTACCGGCCACCCAGGTGGATTTCATCGCGGCACTCGGCGCGGCGGGTTTCTCACCGACCTTCTCCACCACCCGCATGTACAAAGGACCGCCGCCGAAGCTCGACGCCAACAGGATATTCGGCGTGACAACGCTTGAACTCGGATAGGCCGAAGCCTGCCTCTGGACAGCGGTTCCTTCAGGCGGCGGAACGGCGTCCCGGGGTGCCCGGCGGTTCGTGACCAAGCGGCGTCACCAGCGTCACGTCCGGGTAGCCGTTCTCGATCAGCTTGACCGCGGCCTGCGCTACCTCGTCGTCCGGCTCCAGCATGGACAGGAACACCTCGGTGGCATCGCCGCCCAGACGGCTGATGCCTTGTGCGTCGGCCGGTCCGCATTCGACCACCACCAGATCGTAGGCCGTGGTCAGCGACTGCATGATGATCGGCAGCCTGTCGGCGGCGCGCATGGCGCGGACCGGATCGGCGGTGCCGACGGGAATGACGTGGCAGTCGGAATAGAGATCGGCATGGATCACGTCGCTGAACTGCGCCTGCGAAGCCAGCAGATCGGTGATGCCGGGGAAAAGCCCGCTGTCCAGCATCGGCCGCGAGGCGGCGCCCGAGGCGGTAAGGTCGAGCAGCAGGACGCGCAAGCCGGCGTCGGAAACCTCGCGCGCCACCAGGATCGCCGATGCGGCGGCCTCGTCGCCTTCGGGCGAAACGAATATGGCGCGCGCGGCTCCGCTCGCGATCAGCTTTTCAGCCGCCTTCTCGATGTCGATCTCGCCGAGCACCGATCGTGGCCGCCGAACCTCCGTGACGGGCTCGGCTTCGGGCTCGGATTCGGCGACAGGCTCGGCAGTTGGCCGCGCCTCCGGATCCGAGATCGTTTCGGGAGGCCATGGTGTCTCGGCGGCACGGTTGGCGGGCTCGCTGGGGATTAGCGGTTCCAGGCGGCCGGATGGCTCGGAGCGAGCCGTCGCCGGCATCGCCACCTCATCGATCGGCTCGAAACGGGCGCCACTGGCCGGGCGCATGGCGCGGCCCGAAAAGAGTTCCTGCAACAGCGTGAGCACCGCCATCAGCAGCAGCGAGGCCGCGAAGGCAGCGCCGACGATCGGCCCGATCTTGGGGAAATAGGCTTCCGAAGGCACCGAGGCCTTCGAGACGATCCTGGCGTCGACCGGCAGATATTTGCGATCCTGGCGCGAAGCCGCTTCGCGGTAATTGGTCAGATAAAGTTCGAGTTGCTGGCGCTTGGCCGCCGCATCGCGCTGCAATGCGTCGAGATCGACCTGCTGTTCGCCGGCCTGGGCCGACGCCGCCTTCAACGTGTTGACGTCGGCGACAAGCTGGCTCTCGCGGGCCTTGGCGGTCTCGGCCTGCATCAACAGGCCCTTCATCACCTTCTGCGCCTCGCTGCGGATCTGTGCGTCGAGATCGGACAGCTGCGATTTCAGTGCGCGAATGCGCGGATGATTGTCGAGCAGCGTCGTCGACAGATCGGCGATGTTGGTGCGCAGTTCGACCTGACGCTCGCGCAGACGCTGGATCAGGTTGGATGACAGAACTTCCGGCACCGCGTCCAGCGAGCCGCCATTCTGCAGCGCTTTGCGTACACCGTCGGCTGTCGCTTCGGCCGCGGCGCGATTGGCGCGCACTTTCGACAGTTCGCTCGACAATTCCGAAAGCTGCTGGGTGGCGAGCACCGAATTGTTGCCGCCCATCAAAAGATCGGACTGCGCGCGATAGGCCGCGACCTTCGCCTCGGCATCCTTGACTTGCCGCTGCAGGTCGGCGATCTCCGGCGCCAGGAAGTCGGCGGCGGCGTTGTTCGATTCGAGCTTTGCCGCGCCTTGGCCGGCAATATAGGCGGCAGCAATGTCGTCGGGTATGGCGGCCGCGAGCTTTGGATCTTCCGATGAGAACTCGATGGCGATGATACGGGTCTTCTCGACGCCATAGACGTTGAGCTTCTCGTGCATTTTCTTGAGCACGCGCTCTTCCGTCGGAATTTCCATCGGATCGCTTTTCAGTCCGACCAGGACCAAAAGGCGGCTCAGCGGCGACATGTCGAGCGCATCGTTGAACTCGGGCAGTTTCTCCAGGCCAAGCTTCTGCGCCACCTGCTTGAGGATTTCGTTGGAGGAAATGATCTGGACCTGCGTGGCGACGCCCTGTTCATCGAGAATCGGCTTGTCGGTGTCGCTGTTGTTGCTGGCCGGCCGCGTGTATACGGATTCGCGCGGCACGATCTCCACCTGCGTCTCCGCCTTATAGTGCCGGGTTGCCAGCGACGCCAAAGCGAAGGCCAGCCCCGTCACCACCAGAACGACAAGCACTGTGCGCAGCCAACGCCTCGCCAGGCTGGCGAAGAGCTGCTTGAGGTCAACATCGACATCTGCGGCCGCGGACTGAACGGACATGCATCCCTACTCCGAAACTGGGTCAGGATGCACCGTAAACAACTATGGTAACTCAGCCGTTAAGACCAAGGTAAGCTCTCGTTAGGACTTGCTGGCGAGCGGCAAGAAAAAAACGATAAAATACCAAAATCCTTGCCGGCGCGGACGGTATCGGCCGGCTCCTTTACCGGCCATTAACCCTAACAGGATGATAACGAGCCTTGATATCAGATGTTTGCTGCGACGCCGCAGCGGCCAGTCGAAGGTACGTGTCCGGTCATGAAAAGCACTGCTTCCCTCTTTCGCGCGCTGCTTGCCGTATCGATGCTTGCCGGCTGCTCCAGCTACCGGCCGACACCGGCAGCCTTCCACGAGGTCCTCGACCAACCCTATCGTCTCGGCGCCGGCGACCGCGTCCGCGTCACGGTGTTCGAACAGGACGGGCTGACCAACACCTACAGCGTCGACCAGTCCGGCTATCTCTCTTTCCCGCTTGTCGGCGCCATACCCGCCCGTGGCCACACCGCACAGCAGATGGAAAAGGAGATCGCCGACAAGTTGCGGCAAGGCTACCTTCGCGATCCCGATGTCTCCGTCGAGATCGATCGCTACCGGCCGATCTTCGTCATGGGCGAGGTGGGCGCCGCCGGCCAGTATTCCTATGTGCCCGGCCTGACGGTGCAGAAGGCCATCGCCATTGCCGGAGGCTTCACACCGCGCGCCAACCAGGAGAGCGTCGACGTCACCCGCGACATCAATGGCAAGGTGATGACCGGCCGCGTGGTCACCTCGGATCCACTGCTGCCCGGAGATACCGTCTACGTCCGCGAACGCCTGTTCTGACCGGCACCACGTGGCGGACAAGCTCAGGATCGTCCACTGCTTTCGTTCACCCGTCGGAGGAATTTTCCGGC harbors:
- a CDS encoding DUF2842 domain-containing protein encodes the protein MPIRLKKLIGMFLLVALVIIYALVASIFAVARLSESGALVQFLFFLLSGLLWVLPAMGIIKWLMLEPRAKR
- a CDS encoding polysaccharide deacetylase family protein, yielding MIDGGEAIRKLALNVARYTGLAPLARPFVGGIGAILMLHRVTATPEKPDSVNRHLNISPSFLDAMIADMKAGGYAFVSMDEAIERIKAGGKGGRFATITADDAYRDNLTEALPVLEKHGAPITIYVAPGLIDGTADLWWDVVEDIVNASDRLTLTTSNGPVLIDCKTPARKHQAIARLHTYFTTEVREEDLRTVLRELASANGIDVDASRRRTLMNWDEIRTIAAHPLVTIGAHTINHSNLKRLSEAGARQEIGAVKDMLRAELGAEPRHFAYPYGYASAVGCREVGFARDAGYASAVTTRHGVLRAEHAGFLHALPRLSVNGRYQSLAHIRTMLSGVTTPLANAGKMVVTI
- the argC gene encoding N-acetyl-gamma-glutamyl-phosphate reductase is translated as MKPKIFIDGEHGTTGLQIRALLAERGDLEIISIPAERRKETAARAEFLNAADIAILCLPDDAAKESVSLITNDTTKVIDASTAHRVAEGWAYGFAEMDKDQAKTIASAKRIANPGCWPQGPIATLRPLVTAGLLPADFPITVNGISGYSGGGRPMIEDYVAKGEDASEFLPYGLTLQHKHVPELRAYAKLSHDPIMQPAVGNFAQGMITVVPLQLGGLDHVPSGAELHAAIADHFAAIKGGVVEVAPYAHLERVPDIDPEVYNGTNRMKVYVFANDKRAQALLLAVYDNLGKGASGAAVQNMDLMLGT
- a CDS encoding COX15/CtaA family protein, coding for MAAISAAAPYVARDRDLHNRALLRGWLYVVLLVLFALVLVGGATRLTESGLSITQWQPIHGVIPPLNDAEWQEEFQRYQQIPQYTELNKGMSIEAFKSIFWWEWAHRLLARSVGLVFAVPLLAFWATRRIERGLGPKLVGILLLGGLQGAIGWWMVASGLVDRVSVSQYRLATHLTLAALIFTATMVVARGLAPHSEPAADRSTQRLAGFIVLLALIQIYLGGLVAGLDAGMSYNTWPLMDGRIIPGDLLILEPAWRNFFESPKTVQFVHRLGAYTVFVVALWHMIATRRRLPGSTHARRATLLFVLVLVQASIGIGTLLMQVPLHMALTHQGFALVVLGFAAAHWRGTKGAYPLPHQVALRT
- a CDS encoding polysaccharide biosynthesis/export family protein, which codes for MKSTASLFRALLAVSMLAGCSSYRPTPAAFHEVLDQPYRLGAGDRVRVTVFEQDGLTNTYSVDQSGYLSFPLVGAIPARGHTAQQMEKEIADKLRQGYLRDPDVSVEIDRYRPIFVMGEVGAAGQYSYVPGLTVQKAIAIAGGFTPRANQESVDVTRDINGKVMTGRVVTSDPLLPGDTVYVRERLF
- a CDS encoding aminoglycoside phosphotransferase family protein, whose amino-acid sequence is MMDAPAFPARWNVSAPELIAETFSSRIWKVRREDGSPAIVKALKPFDDVADELRGEHFLAWRRGEGAVRLLGRDGHSMLLEFSGETLLSKVLDEQGDKIATEIAAEVMARLLSPSKHSFPSELQPLRERFASLFKKAATDRANGHDSPYVEAAAIADRLLADPRNVRPLHGDLHHENILHGPRGWLAIDPKGVLGDPGFDAANMFYNPLDRDALCLDPERIAHMAEVFAMTLKQTPAAMLDHAIAYGCLSAAWHHEDDNAVEENRELSIAAAIRTVRAAF
- a CDS encoding GNAT family N-acetyltransferase; amino-acid sequence: MKPTMRALSLEELAVLVDWAAAEGWNPGLEDAAMFQPADPEGFIGAFVGNEMVAAISAVAYGHDFGFIGLYICRPDMRGKGYGKMVWTAGMDRLAGRTIGLDGVEEQQANYQSKGFTPAYETVRYSGRPAAAPIGAERPRMVTAQLMPDIIAYDALCFPASRSSFLRRWVQPPHHALAAITPRGMAGYAVARSCRSGFKIGPLFADDMQTAVGLLEELASACEGGDLNIDVPATQVDFIAALGAAGFSPTFSTTRMYKGPPPKLDANRIFGVTTLELG
- a CDS encoding GumC family protein — protein: MSVQSAAADVDVDLKQLFASLARRWLRTVLVVLVVTGLAFALASLATRHYKAETQVEIVPRESVYTRPASNNSDTDKPILDEQGVATQVQIISSNEILKQVAQKLGLEKLPEFNDALDMSPLSRLLVLVGLKSDPMEIPTEERVLKKMHEKLNVYGVEKTRIIAIEFSSEDPKLAAAIPDDIAAAYIAGQGAAKLESNNAAADFLAPEIADLQRQVKDAEAKVAAYRAQSDLLMGGNNSVLATQQLSELSSELSKVRANRAAAEATADGVRKALQNGGSLDAVPEVLSSNLIQRLRERQVELRTNIADLSTTLLDNHPRIRALKSQLSDLDAQIRSEAQKVMKGLLMQAETAKARESQLVADVNTLKAASAQAGEQQVDLDALQRDAAAKRQQLELYLTNYREAASRQDRKYLPVDARIVSKASVPSEAYFPKIGPIVGAAFAASLLLMAVLTLLQELFSGRAMRPASGARFEPIDEVAMPATARSEPSGRLEPLIPSEPANRAAETPWPPETISDPEARPTAEPVAESEPEAEPVTEVRRPRSVLGEIDIEKAAEKLIASGAARAIFVSPEGDEAAASAILVAREVSDAGLRVLLLDLTASGAASRPMLDSGLFPGITDLLASQAQFSDVIHADLYSDCHVIPVGTADPVRAMRAADRLPIIMQSLTTAYDLVVVECGPADAQGISRLGGDATEVFLSMLEPDDEVAQAAVKLIENGYPDVTLVTPLGHEPPGTPGRRSAA
- a CDS encoding GNAT family N-acetyltransferase, with the protein product MVDASASFEGNRLTATEASSRALPKDAAGLSVCVAAAEGLAAYAAFCRSALCAPAQGAIWTLNWATQVRPDPIVATLALGGKPVLALALEVTRRGPFRVARFMGGRHANGNFAAADPQWLAKADVAAIRTLLAAIARARPDIDLIALERLLPDLDGIANPFASLDHFASPNLALAVDLDGGFDALLARASGKRKRKKHRSQTRKFEAVGSHRRITAATPEEVNRLLDAFFEMKESRFRKMGIANVFGDDHTRAFFRALFGQALAEQKPSFVLHGLEVAGRLRAVTGSSFSGKRVICEFGAISEDDLAHTSPGDFLFFNNIQEACETGFEVYDFSVGDEPYKRLWCDIETRHFEVLVPLTLKGRALALALRQGTRLKAFIKNSPMVWKLTKMLRRKAAGQPAPAPAEDDN